The DNA region TATAACCGCATTCCCTCTTATGGCCAGATCGTTTAGGTCTAAGAAATCGTAATTAAGCCGCTCCGCTATAATTCTTCCCACACTCTTCTTACCAGTACCGGGTGAACCAGTTATCCCGATGCGGCGATTCATCGTATAATATATTTACTAAGACAGAGTTGACCTTTACTAAAGCTTTGATTCCGAAGGTCGCCCTTCCTTTAATCGCTTCACCACCACTTCTACCTTATCTTCCATAGCTCTCGGCTTATCCCTACGATCATCGATTTTAAGGATCGATACTACCCTCTTTACTCCAGAGTTAAACAGAGCATTATGAGAAGCCTTCACCGCTTCAAATATCGATTCAAGATCCTCAGATTCGATGATCGTGCCCATCGGTGTTACTTGATACCTAATGCCCTTCACCGTGCTGATGGCCTTCAAAGATTCGGTGACGTAATTACTGAGACTCGTGCTTCCAGTACCTATCGGAGTCGCACTAAATTCAGCTATGACCACGATCTTCTTTTCTGGATTCATACATCTAAATCTAAATCGGTCTTAAATAAAAGAGTTTTAGCCACCTTTGGTAGGCAGTGAATAAAGGTTACGCTTCTTACCTTTAAATGGGCACGTGGGCCACCCACACGTCAAACATTCACTCAAGATGATCTCGGGAAGCTTCGATCCCTTGATAGATTCGATCATTTCAACAGCCTTCACAACCTGCTCCCTCTCACCTTCAATAACGAATGTTATAGAACCTTCAGCCCCAAGGATTCCACCTGCAGCGATAGGTGTTGCTATTGCACCCGTTAAAATCTCTATAGCATCTATCTCTGTAACGACTATCCCCTGTACGGGCAATAATCCCACGGGCATACCCATCGAATAATCCATCCTCTGAATCCCCGCCTTCTTTACAGCCTCCCTTATAGGAACGGGTATGAGCTTCTCTAAACCCGTCGGTAGTATCAAATTAACACCTTTGGCTGCACAGACGGCAAATGCCCTACTGATAGTCCCTCCAACGGGACTACCGATCAGTACTCCTACATTTCGTTCAATATCGATAGCATTTCCCGCTTTTATATACACATCATTCGGACCCATTTCTTTTAATATATCACCGAGTTTAACATCCTCTTGTAACTCTCCATTCTTTAACACTACAGGACGGAATTCCTCTGGTAAAAAAGCGACGTTATGCTTCTTTGCCATATCTGCCGTGTGTTTAGCGATGCATGCTCCACTAGGTATTATTACTCCCGATACGATCGATTTCGGTACCTTCCCTATCAAATCTCTAATTAAGAAGTAAGTGGTCGTGCTGGGATGAATAACGACGATACCATCCTTTAAAGCGCTCTTCACCAGATCTAAAGCGAGTACCCCTTTCGATATAAGATTCTTGGACTCGGTTGGAGTAAGAGAGACTTGGGCCTTTACCAATTTACTTTCTATATAAAATCGGTTCCATAAATCCCTTTTCATCTATTCTTATAATTTTATGCGATCACACCTGCAAAACTAATTTATCTAATAACATCGGACTGAATCGGATCAATAATAGTATAGACTAGATAGACTAGAGAAGAGCCTCCTCAACCTTATGAGCAGTCCCGAAATAATCCCTATAAATAAACCCATTAAGTGAGCACCGTGCGCAACATCCGTAGGCAAGAATAGGCCGAAAAAATCGAGGAGTGCCCATAAGAAGGCTGCGACGATTATTGGTACAGGTATTATCCCATAGATGAAGATTATAAGGTATGGTGCAAGGATCGCAAGAGCACCCATGATACCATAAATGGCACCTGAAGCCCCTACTGCGGGTATCCGTGGGTCTGTAGCCGTTATCATGTAACCAACGTTCCCTAAGATGCCTGAAATGAGGAATATCGTAATGAAAGTCCTGCTACTCACCATCCTCTCCAGATAACTCCCAAAGATGAGTAATGCGAACATGTTAAAGATCAGATGTGAAAAGCCCGCATGTAGAAATATAGATGTGAGAAACATCCAAGGCATATGTAGAGCGAGGATAGGGTAGAATGCGAAGTATACCCACAGATCTGTAACATTCTGGATGATAAACACTACTATGATGATCCCAAGGAGTGTAAAGGTTAATTTAGGCATCTTTGCGTCAAGACCTTACTCGTTACTTACGGATAACTATATCCCTTTTATATCTTTTATTATCTATATGTTATCCGTTTATCTATTAGAGTTAATCTGAACGAATCG from Nitrososphaerales archaeon includes:
- a CDS encoding MTH1187 family thiamine-binding protein → MNPEKKIVVIAEFSATPIGTGSTSLSNYVTESLKAISTVKGIRYQVTPMGTIIESEDLESIFEAVKASHNALFNSGVKRVVSILKIDDRRDKPRAMEDKVEVVVKRLKEGRPSESKL
- a CDS encoding rhomboid family intramembrane serine protease, translating into MPKLTFTLLGIIIVVFIIQNVTDLWVYFAFYPILALHMPWMFLTSIFLHAGFSHLIFNMFALLIFGSYLERMVSSRTFITIFLISGILGNVGYMITATDPRIPAVGASGAIYGIMGALAILAPYLIIFIYGIIPVPIIVAAFLWALLDFFGLFLPTDVAHGAHLMGLFIGIISGLLIRLRRLFSSLSSLYYY